A region of Granulibacter bethesdensis DNA encodes the following proteins:
- a CDS encoding ABC transporter ATP-binding protein, producing MTVYRDRMGAVAMVLRFLFHHWGRQWRMVLLTALTMMAGTIADLGLPVLSGWLVDAVSAAPDAMLRPGLRPWDPWTILVMMGLLGALVVGARHVSFVAITALTLRLMAQIAADAFYRVQRFSTDWHANNFAGSIVRKVTRGIWAVDLLDDTLLTSLLPALTVLLGSALLLGWYWPGMGLAVGIGAVFYIGLSVTLSLLCVAPAARLSNRQDTRMGGAMADAVTCNAVVKAFGAEAREDRVLGRILTKWRQRTRRTWIYGTNSGSAQMLVLLALRTVIIGYAIVLWSRGQATPGDVTFVMTSYFVVHGYLRDIGQHVANLQRCVNEMEELVEMQSHPLGVEDRPGAALLRVSQGEITFDHVTFRYGNHTTPLFEDFSLRIAAGERVGLVGHSGSGKSSFVKLLQRLYDVTGGRILVDGQDIAAVTQSSLRSQMALVPQEAVLFHRSLAENIAYARPGASMEEIVQAARLANADAFIRALPQGYRTMVGERGVKLSGGERQRVAIARAFLADAPVLILDEATASLDSESEALIQQAMERLMAGRTSIVIAHRLSTVRSMDRILVFDHGQIVEEGTHDSLIQREDGLYRRLFERQAMGLVQEMS from the coding sequence ATGACAGTTTATCGTGATCGCATGGGTGCCGTTGCCATGGTGCTCAGATTTTTATTCCATCATTGGGGTCGGCAATGGCGGATGGTGCTGCTGACGGCGCTGACGATGATGGCCGGAACCATTGCTGATCTGGGGCTGCCGGTTTTGTCCGGCTGGCTGGTGGATGCCGTATCGGCCGCTCCTGATGCGATGCTGCGACCGGGGCTGCGACCTTGGGATCCATGGACGATTCTGGTGATGATGGGATTGCTGGGGGCTCTGGTGGTCGGTGCCCGCCATGTTTCGTTCGTCGCGATCACGGCTCTGACGCTGCGCCTGATGGCGCAGATTGCTGCCGATGCATTTTATCGCGTGCAGCGTTTTTCCACGGACTGGCACGCCAATAATTTCGCAGGCTCGATTGTCCGGAAAGTCACGCGTGGAATCTGGGCGGTCGATCTGCTGGACGATACCTTGCTGACCTCGCTGTTGCCGGCTCTGACGGTTCTGCTCGGCTCCGCGCTGCTGCTGGGCTGGTACTGGCCGGGTATGGGGCTGGCAGTCGGGATCGGCGCCGTTTTCTATATCGGGCTGTCGGTGACGTTGTCCCTGCTCTGTGTGGCCCCTGCAGCCCGCCTGTCCAACCGTCAGGATACAAGGATGGGAGGGGCCATGGCGGATGCTGTGACATGCAATGCTGTCGTCAAGGCCTTCGGTGCGGAAGCGCGGGAGGACAGGGTACTGGGCAGGATCCTCACTAAATGGAGGCAGCGCACCCGGCGCACCTGGATATACGGCACCAATAGCGGCTCGGCCCAGATGCTGGTGCTGCTGGCCTTGCGGACGGTGATTATCGGCTACGCCATTGTGCTGTGGTCACGGGGACAGGCGACACCAGGCGATGTGACCTTCGTGATGACGTCCTATTTCGTGGTTCATGGCTATTTGCGGGATATCGGCCAGCATGTCGCCAATCTCCAGCGCTGCGTGAATGAGATGGAGGAGCTGGTGGAGATGCAATCCCATCCGCTTGGCGTGGAGGACCGCCCCGGCGCTGCACTCTTGCGGGTCAGCCAGGGAGAAATCACGTTCGATCACGTGACGTTCCGCTATGGCAATCACACCACGCCCCTGTTTGAAGATTTTTCCCTGCGCATTGCAGCGGGGGAGCGGGTCGGGCTGGTCGGACATTCCGGTTCCGGCAAAAGCAGCTTCGTCAAGCTGTTGCAGCGTCTGTATGACGTCACCGGTGGCCGCATTCTGGTAGATGGGCAGGATATTGCTGCCGTGACCCAGTCATCCTTGCGCAGTCAGATGGCGCTGGTCCCGCAGGAGGCTGTGCTGTTTCATCGGTCTCTGGCTGAAAATATTGCCTATGCCCGTCCCGGTGCCTCAATGGAGGAGATCGTGCAGGCGGCCCGGCTTGCGAATGCGGATGCGTTCATTCGTGCCCTGCCACAAGGGTATCGCACCATGGTGGGAGAACGCGGTGTCAAGTTGTCAGGAGGCGAGCGCCAGCGTGTGGCGATTGCCCGCGCCTTTCTGGCCGATGCACCGGTGTTGATTCTGGATGAGGCAACGGCCAGCCTCGATTCCGAGTCGGAGGCGCTGATCCAGCAGGCGATGGAGCGGCTGATGGCCGGCCGAACCTCGATCGTGATTGCGCATCGGCTTTCCACCGTTCGGTCAATGGACCGGATTCTGGTGTTCGATCATGGTCAGATTGTCGAGGAAGGCACCCATGACAGCCTGATCCAACGCGAGGACGGGTTGTATCGCAGATTGTTCGAACGGCAGGCGATGGGGCTGGTGCAGGAGATGTCCTGA
- the glgC gene encoding glucose-1-phosphate adenylyltransferase, translating to MSGTSSIARSTMAYVLAGGRGSRLLELTDTRAKPAVYFGGKSRIIDFALSNAVNSGIRRIGVATQYKAHSLIRHMQRGWNFFRPERNEGFDILPASQRVSETQWYEGTADAVYQNLDIIAGYEPEYMIILAGDHIYKMDYEIMLHQHVERQADVTVGCIEVPREEATGFGVMQVDETGRITAFLEKPSDPPGMPGQPDIALASMGIYVFKTKFLFDVLRRDAADPDSKHDFGGDIIPHLVKNGTAIAHRFNDSCVLSSKTAEPYWRDVGTLDSYWQANIDLTNVVPTLDLYDSGWPIWTYNEISPPAKFVYDDVGRRGMAVDSLVAGGCIVSGASLSRSLISTGCRVHSFAQLHGTVVLPYADIARSARLRNTVVDRGVRIPEGLVVGEDPELDAKRFRRTEKGICLITQPMIDRLG from the coding sequence ATGAGCGGTACCAGCAGCATCGCCCGCAGCACAATGGCTTATGTCCTGGCGGGGGGGCGTGGCTCCCGGTTGCTGGAACTGACGGATACACGGGCAAAACCGGCTGTTTACTTTGGCGGCAAGTCACGCATCATTGATTTTGCCCTGTCCAACGCGGTCAACAGCGGTATCCGCCGCATCGGGGTCGCCACCCAGTACAAAGCCCATTCGCTGATACGGCACATGCAGCGTGGATGGAATTTCTTCCGTCCCGAGCGCAATGAGGGCTTCGATATTCTGCCAGCCAGCCAGCGCGTCAGCGAAACCCAGTGGTATGAAGGCACCGCTGATGCGGTGTATCAGAATCTGGACATCATCGCGGGATATGAGCCGGAATACATGATTATTCTGGCGGGTGATCATATCTACAAGATGGATTACGAAATCATGCTCCATCAGCATGTGGAGCGTCAGGCCGATGTGACCGTCGGCTGCATCGAAGTCCCACGGGAAGAAGCCACTGGCTTCGGCGTCATGCAGGTGGATGAAACTGGTCGGATTACAGCGTTTCTGGAAAAACCCTCCGATCCCCCCGGCATGCCCGGACAGCCTGACATAGCCCTGGCCAGCATGGGCATCTATGTTTTCAAAACGAAATTCCTGTTCGATGTTCTGCGCCGCGATGCCGCTGATCCTGACTCCAAACACGATTTCGGCGGTGATATCATTCCGCATCTGGTCAAAAACGGCACTGCCATCGCACATCGCTTCAATGATTCCTGTGTCCTCAGCAGCAAAACAGCAGAGCCTTACTGGCGGGATGTCGGAACCCTGGATTCCTATTGGCAGGCCAATATCGATCTGACCAATGTTGTGCCTACGCTCGATCTGTATGATTCGGGCTGGCCAATCTGGACCTATAACGAGATCAGCCCTCCTGCGAAATTCGTCTATGACGATGTGGGACGGCGCGGCATGGCGGTGGACAGTCTCGTAGCTGGGGGATGCATCGTTTCCGGGGCCTCGCTCAGCAGATCATTGATCTCCACCGGCTGTCGTGTGCACTCCTTCGCGCAGCTGCATGGCACCGTTGTACTGCCTTATGCCGATATCGCCCGCAGCGCACGGTTACGGAACACCGTCGTGGATCGGGGCGTGCGTATTCCGGAAGGACTGGTCGTCGGTGAAGACCCTGAGCTGGACGCAAAACGGTTCCGCCGCACGGAAAAAGGCATCTGCCTGATAACGCAGCCCATGATTGACCGGCTCGGCTGA
- the glgA gene encoding glycogen synthase GlgA → MRVLNVASEAYPWIKTGGLADVAGALPAALAEHDVDMRTLLPAYAGLKQAPETRPVHHYTDLFGGPASILQASLPEGLTLYLLDAPHLYDRPGGPYTDVNGQDWADNAERFAAFCRAAADIALGILPDWAPDIVHAHDWQAGLVPAYLALSEAVRRPPVLFTIHNLAFQGVVPRDRLAALLLPPDSFSVDGVEYYGQIGLLKAGLHYADALTTVSPSYAREIQTDIGGMGLGGLLRDRAAVLNGVLNGIDMTEWNPAHDPHVKAHFDRNSLEHRTINREALRTRFGLAPSAGPLFGIVSRLTGQKGIDLVLNALPFLVSQQAQLVVLGSGDKVLEQGLLQAAQAYPRQIAVFSGYDETLSRQIFSGADAMLIPSRFEPCGLTQLYAMRYGAVPVVSRVGGLADTIIDANTAACEAGVATGIMFQPEGADSLIEPLSRTIRLFHQPEIWVRLQHRGMETDSSWTLRSAAYVALYNQMLSPR, encoded by the coding sequence ATGCGTGTTTTGAATGTGGCTTCGGAAGCCTATCCGTGGATCAAGACCGGGGGGCTGGCGGATGTTGCCGGTGCGCTTCCAGCCGCGCTTGCCGAGCATGATGTGGACATGCGCACCCTGCTGCCTGCTTATGCCGGATTGAAGCAGGCGCCGGAGACACGTCCGGTTCATCATTACACCGATCTGTTCGGCGGACCGGCCAGCATTCTTCAGGCCAGCCTCCCCGAAGGACTGACCCTATATCTGCTGGATGCACCGCATCTCTATGACCGTCCCGGCGGCCCTTACACGGATGTCAATGGGCAGGACTGGGCCGATAATGCCGAGCGTTTCGCGGCTTTCTGCCGGGCGGCGGCCGATATCGCCCTTGGTATCCTGCCGGACTGGGCCCCGGATATCGTGCATGCCCATGACTGGCAGGCCGGGCTTGTGCCCGCCTATCTGGCCCTGTCGGAAGCCGTGCGGAGGCCACCCGTTTTATTCACAATCCATAATCTGGCCTTTCAGGGCGTTGTCCCACGGGATCGTCTGGCCGCCCTTCTTTTGCCGCCCGACAGTTTCTCGGTGGATGGGGTGGAGTATTACGGCCAGATCGGGCTGCTCAAAGCCGGGCTGCATTATGCCGATGCGCTGACCACCGTCAGCCCGAGCTATGCCCGCGAAATCCAGACCGATATCGGGGGCATGGGGCTGGGAGGATTGCTGCGTGACCGCGCCGCCGTGCTGAACGGCGTGCTGAACGGCATCGACATGACCGAGTGGAATCCGGCCCATGATCCGCATGTGAAAGCCCACTTCGATCGTAACAGCCTCGAACACCGGACCATCAATCGGGAGGCCCTGCGCACACGGTTTGGATTGGCTCCCTCAGCGGGCCCGCTTTTTGGCATTGTCAGCCGGCTGACCGGCCAGAAAGGGATTGATCTGGTTCTGAATGCCCTCCCTTTCCTGGTCTCGCAGCAGGCTCAGCTTGTCGTGCTGGGCAGCGGAGACAAAGTGCTGGAACAGGGGCTGCTACAAGCCGCGCAGGCCTATCCAAGGCAGATTGCCGTCTTTTCAGGCTATGACGAGACCCTGTCCCGCCAGATTTTCAGCGGGGCCGATGCCATGCTGATTCCCTCGCGTTTTGAGCCATGCGGCCTGACCCAGCTTTACGCAATGCGTTACGGTGCAGTACCGGTCGTTTCACGCGTGGGCGGTCTGGCAGACACAATCATTGATGCCAATACCGCCGCCTGTGAGGCAGGCGTTGCCACCGGAATCATGTTCCAGCCGGAGGGAGCAGACAGTCTGATCGAACCGCTCTCCCGCACCATCAGGCTGTTCCATCAGCCCGAAATATGGGTACGGCTTCAGCATCGCGGCATGGAAACAGACAGCAGTTGGACCTTACGGAGCGCAGCCTATGTCGCGCTGTACAATCAGATGCTCTCCCCCCGTTAA